One genomic window of Elaeis guineensis isolate ETL-2024a chromosome 2, EG11, whole genome shotgun sequence includes the following:
- the LOC105058413 gene encoding indole-3-acetic acid-amido synthetase GH3.8, translated as MVVETTVSTPLGPAACENDAKKLEFIEEMTANTDKVQEKVLAEILSQNAETEYLQRYKLGGAKDRDAFKAKLPVVTYEDLQPEIQRIANGDRSAILSAHPISEFLTSSGTSAGERKLMPTIQEELDRRQLLYSLLMPVMNIYVPGLDKGKGLYFLFVKAETKTPGGLTARPVLTSYYKSDHFKRRPFDPYNVYTSPTAAILCADSFQSMYSQMLCGLLQRHDVLRVGAVFASGLLRAIRFLQLHWRDLSTDIATGTLSPRITDPSVRAAVADLLRPDPALAQYITSECSTDSWAGIITRIWPNTKYLDVIVTGAMAQYIPTLEYYSGGLPMACTMYASSECYFGLNLKPMCTPSEVSYTIMPNMAYFEFLPHEPCSTGLNIPKLVDLADVELGKEYELVITTYAGLYRYRVGDILRVTGFHNRAPQFRFIRRKNVLLSIESDKTDEAELQAAVERASALLRPYGASVVEYTSQADTRAIPGHYVIYWELLVREEGRWPEGEVLERCCLEMEEAMNTVYRQSRLADGSIGPLEIRVVKAGTFEELMDYAISRGASINQYKVPRCVSFPPVIELLDSRVVSAHFSPACPKWAPTRS; from the exons ATGGTTGTGGAGACGACCGTTTCAACACCGCTGGGGCCGGCGGCATGCGAGAATGATGCGAAGAAGCTTGAGTTTATCGAGGAGATGACGGCGAACACGGATAAGGTACAGGAGAAGGTGCTGGCGGAGATCTTAAGCCAGAACGCCGAGACGGAGTATTTGCAGAGGTATAAGTTGGGGGGGGCGAAGGACCGGGACGCGTTCAAGGCGAAGCTCCCGGTGGTGACCTACGAGGACCTGCAGCCGGAGATCCAGAGGATCGCAAACGGCGACCGCTCGGCGATTCTCTCGGCTCACCCTATTTCCGAGTTCCTCACCAG TTCTGGGACTTCGGCTGGGGAGAGGAAGTTGATGCCCACCATTCAAGAGGAATTGGACCGGCGTCAGCTGCTCTACAGCCTTCTCATGCCGGTCATGAACAT ATACGTGCCAGGCCTAGACAAGGGCAAGGGCCTCTACTTCCTGTTCGTCAAGGCCGAGACCAAGACCCCCGGCGGCCTCACCGCCCGGCCGGTGCTCACCAGCTACTACAAGAGCGACCACTTCAAGCGCCGCCCCTTCGACCCCTACAACGTCTACACCAGCCCCACTGCCGCCATCCTCTGCGCCGACTCCTTCCAGAGCATGTACTCCCAGATGCTCTGCGGCCTCCTCCAACGCCACGACGTCCTCCGCGTCGGCGCCGTCTTCGCCTCCGGCCTCCTCCGCGCCATCCGCTTCCTCCAGCTCCACTGGCGGGACCTCTCCACCGACATCGCCACCGGCACCCTCAGCCCCAGGATCACCGACCCCTCCGTCCGCGCCGCCGTGGCCGACCTCCTCCGCCCCGACCCCGCCCTCGCCCAATACATCACCTCCGAGTGCTCCACCGACAGCTGGGCCGGCATCATCACCCGAATCTGGCCCAACACCAAGTACCTCGACGTCATCGTCACCGGCGCCATGGCGCAGTACATCCCCACCCTCGAGTACTACAGCGGGGGGCTTCCCATGGCCTGCACCATGTACGCCTCCTCGGAGTGCTACTTTGGCCTCAACCTCAAGCCAATGTGCACGCCGAGCGAGGTCTCCTACACCATCATGCCCAACATGGCCTACTTCGAATTCCTCCCCCACGAGCCCTGCTCCACCGGACTAAACATTCCCAAGCTCGTCGACCTAGCCGACGTCGAGCTCGGTAAGGAATACGAGCTCGTGATCACCACATACGCTGGGCTCTACCGCTACCGAGTTGGGGATATACTGAGAGTGACCGGGTTCCACAACAGGGCGCCGCAGTTCCGGTTCATAAGGAGGAAGAACGTCTTGCTGAGCATCGAGTCGGATAAGACCGACGAGGCGGAGCTGCAGGCGGCGGTGGAGCGGGCGTCGGCGCTGCTGCGGCCGTACGGGGCGAGCGTGGTGGAGTACACGAGCCAGGCGGACACGCGGGCGATCCCGGGGCACTACGTGATATACTGGGAGCTGTTGGTGAGGGAGGAGGGGAGGTGGCCGGAGGGGGAAGTGCTGGAGAGATGCTGCCTGGAGATGGAGGAGGCGATGAACACGGTCTACCGGCAGAGCCGGCTGGCCGACGGATCCATAGGGCCGCTGGAGATAAGGGTGGTCAAGGCCGGGACGTTCGAGGAGCTCATGGACTATGCCATCTCCCGTGGGGCTTCCATTAACCAGTACAAGGTGCCGAGGTGTGTGAGCTTCCCGCCGGTCATAGAGCTGCTGGACTCGAGGGTGGTGTCGGCCCACTTCAGCCCGGCCTGTCCCAAGTGGGCCCCCACTAGGAGCTAG